In the genome of Dermacentor andersoni chromosome 3, qqDerAnde1_hic_scaffold, whole genome shotgun sequence, one region contains:
- the LOC129386294 gene encoding membrane metallo-endopeptidase-like 1, whose translation MVIPAPILLPNTFLPEGPAAFNYGSIGTIIAHEMMHGYDVVGSQYDENAKERHWLSPESANHYVNRTLCLRHLHKHVLQPRQEVLNDTVDSENLADLGGTTMAYSAFRMLPPSKRDTMLPGVAMTANQIFFVGHCTPWCEIELNNTSPPWLSGHDRYPPGRSRCIVPLMNMPEFSDAFNCKLGSYMNPPNKCKFWT comes from the exons ATGGTCATCCCGGCACCGATTCTGCTTCCCAACACCTTTCTCCCCGAAGGTCCAGCCGCCTTCAACTACGGTAGCATTGGCACG ATTATTGCTCACGAGATGATGCATGGCTACGACGTCGTAGGATCACAGTATGATGAGAACGCCAAGGAGAGGCATTGGCTGTCACCTGAATCGGCCAACCACTACGTGAACAGGACGCTGTGCTTGCGGCACTTGCACAAGCAC GTTCTCCAGCCAAGGCAAGAAGTTCTAAACGACACTGTAGACTCGGAAAACCTCGCTGACTTAGGGGGAACAACGATGGCATACTCCGCTTTTAGGATGCTGCCTCCCTCAAAGAGGGACACCATGCTGCCAGGCGTTGCCATGACAGCGAACCAGATATTCTTCGTCGGTCATTGCACACCGTGGTGTGAAATTGAGCTCAATAATACCTCACCGCCCTGGCTCTCGGGCCACGATCGCTACCCACCTGGCCGCTCCCGGTGCATCGTGCCACTCATGAACATGCCCGAGTTCTCGGATGCATTCAACTGCAAGCTGGGGTCGTACATGAACCCGCCAAACAAGTGCAAGTTCTGGACATGA